A section of the Clostridium omnivorum genome encodes:
- a CDS encoding endonuclease MutS2 yields MNKETIKILEYNKILEALKGYALSEMAKERIEALEPMVDINAIEKQLRETTEARAIIDRSSSVPLHSLSGIKKIKEKLGKGSNLLPEELEAISTLLREGKRLKIFMEDKAFEAPMVSTYAQSIYELTDLTEEIDRCIFRGRVEDKASGELCKLRKKIAVLEDRIKTKLDSVLRNPKYRDYLQDNLVSMRNGRYVIPVKSQYKHNLQGSVQDMSTSGSTVFIEPEQVKKAQDELNIARIEEEKEVYKILSSLTVMVESSERELSINIETMANYDFIFAKAKYSKTIDGRAVKLNTNKYICINSGRHPLLGRSAVPLDFNIGNGYRSLVITGPNTGGKTVVLKTVGLLTMMVQSGLHVSVGEGSEFAIFADILADIGDGQSIEQSLSTFSSHIKNIISIINCSDPYTLVIIDEVGSGTDPAEGMGIATAVLEDIYKRGATLLATTHYSEIKEFAEASEGFKNGCMEFDINTLKPLYRLKIGEPGESNALYIALRLGMDKNLIERAHQITYKEFKEYDEYKPLAEVVETKPDLQHEEMIKKLESASKYEALAREQKKKGSFNIGDCVYISTMDRTGIVCELQNGKGEVGVMVMKKKFKINHKRLSLYIEGEELYPEDYDFDIVFESVENRKKNKIMNKRHVEGMEIKKD; encoded by the coding sequence ATGAATAAGGAAACTATTAAAATTCTTGAGTACAATAAAATATTAGAAGCCTTGAAAGGGTATGCATTGTCAGAAATGGCAAAGGAGAGAATTGAGGCATTAGAACCTATGGTAGATATAAATGCAATTGAAAAGCAGCTTAGGGAAACTACAGAGGCTAGGGCTATTATAGATAGAAGTTCAAGTGTACCACTCCATAGTCTTTCAGGAATTAAGAAAATTAAAGAAAAGCTAGGTAAGGGGTCAAATCTTCTTCCAGAGGAGCTTGAAGCAATAAGTACACTTTTAAGGGAAGGCAAAAGGCTTAAAATATTTATGGAAGATAAGGCTTTTGAAGCTCCCATGGTAAGTACCTATGCCCAATCAATATATGAACTTACAGATTTAACTGAGGAGATAGATAGGTGCATTTTTAGGGGAAGAGTAGAGGATAAAGCCAGCGGTGAACTGTGCAAGCTTAGAAAAAAGATTGCTGTACTGGAGGATAGAATAAAGACTAAGCTTGATAGTGTTCTAAGAAATCCAAAGTATAGAGACTACCTTCAAGACAATCTTGTAAGCATGAGAAATGGAAGATATGTAATACCAGTAAAAAGTCAATATAAGCACAATCTTCAAGGAAGTGTCCAGGATATGTCAACCAGCGGTTCTACAGTATTTATAGAGCCTGAACAGGTTAAAAAGGCTCAGGATGAACTTAATATTGCTAGAATTGAGGAGGAAAAAGAAGTATATAAAATTCTTTCTAGCTTAACTGTAATGGTAGAAAGCAGTGAACGAGAATTATCCATCAACATTGAAACTATGGCTAATTATGATTTTATATTTGCTAAAGCAAAGTACAGCAAGACTATAGATGGAAGAGCCGTAAAACTGAATACAAATAAATATATATGCATTAATAGCGGACGACATCCTCTTTTAGGAAGAAGTGCAGTTCCTCTAGATTTTAATATTGGAAATGGTTATAGAAGCTTAGTTATTACAGGCCCGAATACAGGCGGCAAAACCGTAGTGTTAAAAACAGTTGGATTATTAACTATGATGGTTCAATCCGGGCTTCATGTATCAGTAGGAGAAGGTTCTGAATTTGCTATATTTGCAGATATACTAGCAGATATAGGGGATGGTCAGAGTATTGAACAGAGTTTGAGTACCTTTTCCTCGCACATTAAAAATATTATAAGCATAATAAATTGTTCTGATCCTTACACTCTGGTAATTATAGATGAAGTAGGCTCAGGTACTGACCCTGCTGAAGGTATGGGTATTGCAACTGCAGTTTTAGAGGACATTTATAAGAGGGGAGCAACCTTGCTTGCTACTACTCACTATAGCGAGATAAAAGAATTCGCAGAAGCTAGTGAAGGCTTCAAGAATGGATGTATGGAATTTGATATAAATACCTTAAAACCTTTATATAGACTAAAGATAGGAGAGCCAGGGGAGAGTAATGCGCTATATATTGCACTAAGACTCGGCATGGATAAGAATCTAATAGAGAGAGCTCACCAGATTACCTACAAGGAATTTAAGGAATATGATGAGTATAAGCCGCTGGCAGAAGTAGTAGAAACTAAACCTGATTTGCAGCATGAGGAAATGATAAAAAAACTGGAGTCGGCAAGTAAATATGAAGCTTTAGCAAGGGAACAAAAGAAAAAAGGCAGCTTTAATATAGGTGACTGTGTGTATATAAGCACTATGGATAGAACAGGTATTGTATGTGAACTTCAAAATGGCAAAGGTGAAGTAGGGGTTATGGTAATGAAGAAAAAGTTTAAAATTAACCATAAGAGATTGTCCTTATATATAGAAGGAGAAGAACTTTATCCCGAGGACTATGATTTTGATATAGTTTTTGAAAGTGTGGAAAATAGAAAAAAGAACAAAATTATGAATAAAAGGCATGTGGAAGGAATGGAAATAAAAAAAGATTAA
- a CDS encoding DUF1659 domain-containing protein, whose protein sequence is MAAKSTKVLSSVVLKIKTGINAKGENILKTVRYSKVKVTASDEDVLAVGTAIGTLLAYPLQEVVREDQNIIINE, encoded by the coding sequence ATGGCAGCAAAATCAACCAAAGTCCTAAGTTCCGTAGTGTTAAAAATTAAGACTGGTATCAACGCAAAAGGAGAGAATATCCTTAAGACTGTTAGATACTCAAAGGTAAAGGTAACTGCTTCAGACGAGGATGTTTTAGCAGTAGGAACTGCAATTGGCACACTTCTGGCATATCCGCTTCAAGAAGTTGTCAGAGAAGATCAAAATATTATCATAAATGAATAG
- a CDS encoding DUF2922 domain-containing protein — MADKSLMMSFMNEQGKKVSIRVDGVKDGVTQAEISAAMDAIIAKNIFETAGGDLKIKDSAQIVEKTVEKIAVK, encoded by the coding sequence ATGGCAGATAAGAGTTTAATGATGAGCTTTATGAATGAGCAAGGGAAAAAGGTATCCATAAGAGTAGATGGGGTAAAGGACGGTGTGACTCAAGCTGAAATTTCAGCAGCTATGGATGCAATAATAGCAAAAAACATCTTTGAAACTGCTGGTGGAGATTTGAAAATAAAGGACTCAGCTCAAATAGTTGAGAAAACAGTAGAAAAAATAGCAGTTAAATAA
- a CDS encoding aspartate ammonia-lyase, protein MGFRTESDSIGTKEVPKTAYYGVQTLRAAENFNITGLKLHMEFVNSLAQIKKASAIANREVGLLDRNIETAIVKACDEILDGSLHDQFIVDPIQGGAGTSANMNANEVIANRAIEILGGEKGNYDIVHPNDHVNMGQSTNDVIPTAGKITALKLLPKALMQLSRLNDALEAKAKEYDNVIKMGRTQMQDAVPIRLGQEFKAYSTVVKRDIARLTKVTEELMVVNMGGTAIGTGINADEEYLNKIVPALNSVTALDLRQAEDLIDATQNVDCFVAVSSALKTCAVSLSKMSNDLRLMSSGPRTGFEEINLPPKQNGSSIMPGKVNPVIPEVMSQVAFNIIGNDMTITMAAEAGQLELNAFEPVIFYKLFQSIETLANGVNTLVDNCIIGITANEERCKELVDNSVGIITAICPHVGYKKAANIAKAAIKTGEPVRKLLIQEGLLKESDLNEILDPVGMTEPGISAKYLLSH, encoded by the coding sequence ATGGGATTTAGAACAGAAAGTGATTCTATAGGAACTAAAGAAGTTCCAAAGACTGCATATTATGGAGTTCAAACTCTAAGAGCAGCTGAAAACTTTAATATTACAGGCTTAAAACTTCATATGGAGTTTGTAAACAGCCTTGCACAAATAAAAAAAGCATCAGCTATAGCTAATAGAGAAGTCGGACTTTTAGATAGAAACATAGAAACTGCTATTGTTAAGGCATGTGATGAAATATTAGACGGAAGCTTACATGATCAATTTATAGTAGACCCTATTCAAGGGGGAGCAGGTACATCTGCCAATATGAATGCAAATGAAGTAATTGCAAATAGAGCTATTGAAATCCTTGGAGGAGAAAAGGGTAACTATGATATAGTTCATCCTAATGACCATGTAAATATGGGACAATCTACAAATGATGTTATCCCAACAGCTGGAAAGATTACTGCATTGAAGCTTTTACCAAAGGCACTAATGCAGCTTTCAAGATTAAATGATGCTCTTGAAGCAAAAGCCAAGGAATATGACAATGTTATAAAAATGGGAAGAACTCAAATGCAGGATGCAGTTCCAATAAGACTTGGACAAGAATTCAAAGCTTACAGCACTGTTGTTAAAAGAGATATTGCAAGGCTTACAAAAGTAACTGAGGAATTAATGGTTGTAAATATGGGCGGTACTGCTATAGGAACTGGTATTAATGCAGACGAAGAGTACTTAAATAAAATAGTACCTGCACTTAACAGTGTGACAGCTTTAGATTTGAGACAAGCAGAGGACTTAATTGATGCAACACAAAACGTAGATTGTTTTGTCGCTGTATCCTCAGCACTTAAAACTTGTGCAGTAAGCTTATCTAAGATGTCCAACGATTTAAGACTTATGTCCTCAGGGCCAAGAACAGGCTTTGAAGAAATCAATCTTCCTCCAAAACAAAATGGTTCTTCCATTATGCCAGGAAAAGTAAACCCTGTTATACCTGAAGTAATGAGCCAGGTTGCATTTAATATTATAGGAAATGACATGACAATAACTATGGCTGCAGAAGCCGGACAACTTGAGTTAAATGCTTTTGAACCAGTTATATTCTATAAATTATTCCAATCCATAGAGACTTTAGCTAACGGAGTAAATACCCTTGTGGATAACTGTATCATAGGAATTACAGCAAACGAGGAAAGATGCAAAGAACTAGTAGATAACAGCGTTGGAATAATCACTGCTATTTGTCCTCACGTAGGATATAAAAAAGCTGCTAATATAGCTAAAGCTGCTATAAAAACTGGTGAACCTGTTAGAAAGCTATTAATACAAGAAGGTCTATTAAAAGAATCTGATCTTAACGAAATACTTGATCCAGTAGGAATGACTGAACCAGGAATATCAGCAAAATATTTGCTTTCACATTAA
- a CDS encoding Lrp/AsnC family transcriptional regulator, giving the protein MDNIDYEIIEHLQMNGRASVKKLAEKISLTPPAVAERIKKLEEAGIITGYRAIIDHKKLGWNISALINITLNANCRKDFLDFINEDQHIVECHHVTGEFSMTVRAIFKEMSDLEVMVGKIQQFGNTQTLIILSSPIDHKNII; this is encoded by the coding sequence ATGGATAATATTGATTATGAAATTATTGAGCATCTCCAAATGAATGGAAGGGCTTCTGTAAAAAAATTAGCTGAAAAGATATCTTTAACTCCGCCAGCTGTTGCAGAGCGTATTAAGAAGCTGGAGGAAGCAGGGATTATTACAGGGTATAGAGCTATTATTGATCATAAAAAACTTGGATGGAATATTAGTGCTCTAATCAATATTACCTTGAATGCAAACTGCAGAAAAGATTTTCTTGATTTTATAAACGAAGACCAGCATATAGTAGAATGCCATCATGTTACTGGAGAGTTTTCTATGACAGTTAGGGCTATTTTTAAAGAAATGTCAGACCTTGAAGTAATGGTAGGTAAGATCCAGCAGTTTGGAAATACCCAAACTCTTATAATTTTATCAAGTCCTATTGATCATAAAAACATTATTTAG
- a CDS encoding glycosyl hydrolase family 8 yields the protein MHKRILFTLTIFFILAIIIVVNISYILPLRINKQWSQVPKTPEEAAVFSFISNSMSEKNYGIYTNYLDVQSVGDTAKGHAVLSESEGLLMLYAVEKGDKTLFDEHYNIVVNQMLLKDGLVSWKKDKKNIAQCSSSIDDLRITKSMFYAYDRWKDFKYKKQAVKLSKSMLKNSIDENLLIDFKDQYGKSKNTTICYLDLETMMLLSELDFRWKKVYSNCDKLLSNAYISNELPLYRKSYSVDKRTYTNEDSADMLLSMLTIQNKLLAGEDVSTSVSWIKEKFNKNGALYSSYTIKSGEVASNVESTAIYSIGAVIARELKDEELYNKMINKVKSFQIKEEGELKGAFGNQDTQEVFSFDNLNALLALQNKQ from the coding sequence TTGCATAAAAGAATTTTATTTACATTAACCATATTTTTTATTTTGGCCATTATTATAGTAGTAAATATTAGCTATATCCTTCCACTAAGAATTAATAAACAGTGGAGCCAGGTTCCAAAAACTCCAGAAGAAGCAGCGGTATTTAGCTTTATTTCAAATAGCATGAGTGAAAAAAATTATGGGATTTATACTAACTATTTAGACGTGCAATCAGTAGGTGATACAGCAAAGGGGCATGCTGTACTTTCTGAATCAGAAGGACTTCTTATGCTTTACGCAGTAGAAAAAGGAGACAAAACACTTTTTGATGAGCATTACAACATAGTTGTAAATCAAATGCTCTTAAAAGATGGACTTGTAAGCTGGAAAAAGGATAAGAAAAATATTGCTCAATGCTCTTCTTCTATAGATGATTTACGAATAACAAAATCAATGTTCTATGCTTATGACAGATGGAAGGATTTTAAATATAAAAAGCAAGCTGTAAAGCTATCCAAAAGCATGTTAAAAAACTCCATAGATGAAAATCTTTTAATTGATTTCAAAGACCAGTATGGAAAAAGTAAAAATACAACTATTTGTTATCTAGATTTAGAAACCATGATGCTATTATCAGAGCTTGATTTTAGATGGAAAAAAGTTTATTCAAATTGTGATAAACTTTTAAGTAATGCCTATATCTCGAACGAACTGCCTCTCTACAGAAAATCATATTCAGTAGATAAAAGAACCTATACAAATGAAGATTCAGCAGACATGTTGTTATCTATGCTTACTATACAAAACAAGCTTCTGGCTGGCGAAGATGTTTCTACTTCCGTCTCTTGGATAAAGGAAAAGTTTAATAAGAATGGAGCATTATATTCTTCCTATACTATCAAAAGTGGAGAAGTTGCATCAAATGTTGAATCCACTGCCATCTATTCCATTGGGGCAGTTATTGCTAGGGAGCTTAAGGATGAAGAACTATATAACAAAATGATAAACAAAGTTAAGAGTTTTCAAATTAAAGAAGAGGGAGAATTAAAAGGAGCTTTTGGAAATCAAGATACCCAAGAAGTTTTCTCCTTTGACAATCTGAACGCCCTGCTTGCACTTCAAAATAAACAATAA
- a CDS encoding LTA synthase family protein, with the protein MDVRSVINNKYNRYLVEPFDIIKLQIIQHLDVLLFFALVMMKVMYYGKQISPDYFSADSLRPPVIASMLPFLAVAFLFKEKKRTNYLYIINIIISVILFADTVYFRYFKDIISVAAVRNSLQLKGMGSTIMSLIQGKDFYYLADIAAFAPMIKSFNKHKQNIINVKTRLLLFAVVLSLGIGLDGKYIYELSKDQPMLLTTMSNKVYLTKILGNINFHIIDINNFVMKEINSLKPLPSERKNEINSYLDNKNNSQGNNLTGYGNGKNLIMIQVEALQQFVINAKVNGNEITPNLNRWINKSLYFDNFFYQVAAGNTSDAEFMTNNSLYPAASGAAYYMYSGDQLNSLAKVMDQKGYNTTAFHGYEDGFWNRNVMYKTEGFDKFNGETSFNLDEKVGLGLSDKSFFNQSLDKLKDMKQPFYSFMVTLSSHYPYDDAKGYGNFDITGYDGTLLGDYLRGIHYADEQLGMFLDKLEKDGLMDNSIIVLYGDHNAIPREYIDQLYKFENISNATDLQWYQLQKVPMLIHFPKDQYKGVNHIYTGQMDVYPTIANMFNLDNKYMLGKDIMNSSEQWVVFRNGSFTDGKVFYVSWTNIYYDISSGSTILETPQLKKEKERAMNELSYSDDILNSNLLKSFVK; encoded by the coding sequence ATGGACGTAAGAAGTGTTATTAATAATAAGTATAATAGATATTTAGTAGAACCATTTGATATAATAAAGCTGCAGATTATTCAGCACCTAGATGTGCTTTTATTTTTTGCTTTAGTTATGATGAAGGTTATGTATTATGGAAAGCAAATATCTCCGGATTATTTTAGTGCAGACAGCTTAAGACCTCCGGTGATAGCGTCAATGCTGCCATTTTTAGCAGTGGCATTTTTGTTTAAAGAGAAGAAGAGAACAAACTATTTATATATAATAAATATAATTATAAGTGTTATTTTATTTGCAGATACTGTGTATTTTAGATATTTTAAAGATATAATATCTGTTGCAGCGGTAAGAAACAGTCTTCAGCTTAAGGGGATGGGCTCTACTATAATGAGCTTAATTCAAGGCAAGGATTTTTATTATTTAGCAGATATAGCTGCTTTTGCTCCAATGATTAAAAGTTTCAATAAGCATAAGCAAAATATAATAAATGTTAAGACTCGATTGTTACTTTTTGCTGTAGTTTTATCTTTGGGAATAGGTTTAGATGGTAAATACATCTATGAGCTTTCAAAAGATCAGCCTATGCTTCTTACTACTATGAGCAACAAGGTGTATTTAACTAAGATATTAGGAAATATAAACTTTCATATAATAGATATAAATAATTTTGTAATGAAAGAAATAAACAGCCTTAAACCCTTGCCGAGTGAGAGAAAGAATGAGATAAATTCCTACCTTGACAATAAAAATAACAGTCAAGGAAATAACCTTACTGGTTATGGAAATGGCAAGAACCTAATAATGATTCAAGTAGAAGCGCTTCAGCAGTTTGTGATAAATGCAAAGGTTAATGGTAATGAGATTACGCCTAATTTGAACAGATGGATTAACAAGAGCTTATATTTTGATAATTTCTTTTATCAGGTTGCGGCTGGAAATACTTCTGATGCCGAGTTTATGACAAATAATTCACTATATCCAGCAGCTTCTGGGGCAGCCTACTACATGTATTCAGGTGACCAGCTAAACTCTCTAGCTAAAGTTATGGATCAAAAAGGTTATAATACTACGGCCTTTCATGGCTATGAAGATGGATTTTGGAATAGAAATGTAATGTACAAAACAGAGGGATTCGATAAGTTCAATGGTGAAACAAGCTTTAATTTAGATGAGAAAGTAGGACTTGGATTAAGTGATAAGTCTTTCTTTAACCAATCACTGGATAAGCTTAAGGATATGAAGCAGCCTTTTTATAGTTTTATGGTTACTTTAAGCAGTCACTATCCTTATGATGATGCAAAAGGCTATGGTAATTTTGATATAACAGGTTATGATGGAACACTTTTAGGAGATTATTTAAGAGGAATTCATTATGCTGATGAACAGCTTGGAATGTTCTTAGACAAGCTGGAAAAGGACGGGCTAATGGATAACTCAATTATAGTTCTCTATGGAGATCATAATGCAATACCAAGGGAATATATAGACCAATTATATAAGTTTGAAAATATTAGTAATGCCACAGACCTCCAGTGGTATCAGCTTCAAAAGGTGCCAATGCTTATACATTTTCCTAAGGATCAATACAAAGGAGTAAATCATATTTATACAGGGCAAATGGATGTATATCCTACTATTGCAAATATGTTTAATTTGGATAATAAATACATGCTTGGCAAGGACATAATGAATAGTTCGGAGCAATGGGTTGTTTTCAGAAATGGCTCCTTTACCGATGGAAAGGTATTTTATGTATCTTGGACAAATATTTATTATGATATATCAAGCGGCAGTACTATATTAGAAACTCCTCAGCTTAAGAAGGAAAAGGAAAGGGCTATGAATGAATTAAGCTATTCGGACGATATTTTGAACAGTAATTTGTTAAAAAGCTTTGTGAAATGA
- a CDS encoding ABC transporter permease: protein MTKYILNRIISSVATIWVVITLTFFLMHAIPGGPFDGEKKLPPQIKANLEAKFGMNKPLMQQYTTYLNSLLKGDLGPSMTSEGRTVNEVIAYSFPTSAKLGAAAIIFALVIGVNMGIIAALKQGKWQDNLAMVISTLGVTVPSFVMATFFIYLFAVKLGWFPAIGFDGPEYYVLPAVALGGYSMAFIARLARSSLLEVVRQDYIKVARAKGLSSSKVIYKHALKNSLIPIVTYMGPLIAGVLTGSFVIESMFGIPGLGREFVLSISNRDYTTILGVTIFYSSFLVFCNLVVDILYVVIDPRIKLQG, encoded by the coding sequence GTGACAAAGTATATACTAAACAGAATAATTTCTAGTGTTGCCACCATATGGGTGGTAATCACATTAACCTTCTTTTTAATGCATGCAATACCAGGCGGCCCATTTGATGGTGAAAAGAAATTGCCTCCGCAGATTAAAGCTAATCTAGAAGCTAAATTTGGTATGAACAAGCCGTTAATGCAGCAGTATACTACCTACCTAAATAGCTTATTGAAGGGAGATTTAGGTCCTTCAATGACATCAGAAGGAAGAACAGTAAATGAAGTTATTGCATATTCTTTTCCTACTTCTGCAAAACTAGGCGCAGCAGCAATAATATTTGCACTTGTAATTGGAGTTAATATGGGAATCATAGCAGCACTTAAACAAGGTAAATGGCAGGATAACTTAGCTATGGTTATTTCAACCCTTGGTGTAACTGTTCCAAGCTTCGTTATGGCAACCTTCTTCATCTATTTATTTGCAGTTAAGCTTGGCTGGTTTCCGGCAATCGGTTTTGATGGGCCAGAATATTATGTACTTCCAGCTGTAGCACTTGGAGGATATTCAATGGCCTTTATTGCAAGACTTGCAAGGTCAAGCCTTTTAGAAGTAGTAAGACAGGATTACATAAAGGTTGCAAGAGCAAAAGGACTTAGCAGCAGCAAAGTTATATATAAGCATGCACTTAAGAATTCCTTAATACCAATTGTAACCTATATGGGACCTTTGATTGCGGGAGTATTAACAGGCAGCTTCGTTATAGAATCCATGTTTGGAATACCAGGGCTCGGCAGAGAATTTGTACTTAGTATTTCAAATAGAGACTATACTACTATTCTTGGAGTAACAATTTTCTACAGTTCGTTTTTAGTATTTTGTAATCTTGTAGTAGACATATTATACGTGGTAATAGATCCAAGAATAAAGCTGCAGGGATAG
- a CDS encoding ABC transporter permease yields the protein MEFSQDLFDRVNEEEKNSENIVRPSETFFKDAWRRLKENKLAMSGLAFVIFITLVAVFGPMFSKYNYYSQDFKIANLSPSSEHWFGTDKFGRDIFIRVLYGARISLTVGYAASVLNIVIGILYGGIAGYFGGRVDNIMMRIVDILYAIPMMIYVILLMVVLGAGLKSIIIALAISYWLTMARIVRGQIMSLKENEFVLAAKTLGARPMKIILKHLIPNSMGAIIVTLTLTVPEAIFTESFLSFIGLGVSAPKASWGTLASEALGGMQLYPYQLIFPALAICFTILAFNFLGDGLRDALDPKMRK from the coding sequence ATGGAATTTTCACAGGATTTATTTGATAGAGTAAATGAAGAAGAAAAAAATTCTGAGAATATAGTAAGACCTAGCGAAACCTTCTTTAAAGATGCTTGGAGAAGACTTAAAGAAAATAAGCTGGCAATGTCAGGACTTGCTTTTGTAATATTCATTACGTTAGTTGCAGTATTTGGACCAATGTTTTCAAAATACAATTATTATTCACAGGATTTTAAAATAGCAAATTTAAGTCCAAGTTCAGAGCACTGGTTTGGTACTGATAAATTTGGACGTGATATTTTTATAAGAGTTTTATATGGAGCTAGAATTTCTCTTACAGTAGGATATGCAGCAAGTGTTCTTAATATTGTCATTGGTATTCTTTATGGAGGAATAGCTGGATACTTTGGAGGAAGAGTAGACAATATAATGATGAGAATAGTTGATATTCTCTATGCTATACCTATGATGATTTATGTAATACTGCTAATGGTAGTACTTGGAGCAGGACTTAAAAGTATTATTATAGCACTTGCTATAAGCTATTGGCTTACTATGGCAAGAATAGTAAGAGGGCAGATAATGTCCTTAAAGGAAAATGAATTTGTACTAGCTGCTAAAACCCTAGGAGCGAGGCCAATGAAGATAATTTTAAAACATCTTATTCCTAATAGTATGGGAGCTATAATTGTTACTCTTACTTTAACGGTGCCAGAAGCAATTTTTACAGAATCATTTTTAAGCTTTATTGGCCTTGGAGTAAGCGCACCAAAAGCTTCCTGGGGAACACTAGCTTCTGAAGCGCTAGGAGGAATGCAGCTTTATCCATATCAATTAATATTCCCGGCTTTAGCCATTTGTTTTACCATATTAGCCTTTAACTTTTTAGGCGATGGTTTAAGAGATGCACTAGATCCAAAGATGAGAAAGTAA
- a CDS encoding ABC transporter ATP-binding protein produces the protein MEKILEIKNLHTSFKTRAGEVKAVRGVSFNLEKGQALGIVGESGSGKSITMMSVMKLLAENGLIKDGEILFEGKDLAKFSDKEMEKIRGNEIGMIFQDPMTSLNPVFTIGEQLVEHVIKHKKVSKAEADKIALDMLKLVGIPSPEKRMKQYPHEFSGGMRQRAMIAMSLVCSPKLLIADEPTTALDVTIQAQILELMKDLKNKLGMAIILITHDLGVVADLCTRINVMYGGILVETGSTRDIFYNPKHPYTWGLLRSIPNPKLKTKERLKPIDGTPPDLLKPPAGCPFAPRCEYAMKICMTQMPESFEVGLNHNAACWLNHPKAPRVKADTGRGDLNE, from the coding sequence ATGGAAAAGATACTTGAAATTAAAAATTTACATACCTCCTTTAAAACCCGTGCGGGAGAGGTTAAGGCAGTAAGAGGCGTATCCTTTAATTTAGAAAAAGGACAAGCTCTTGGAATAGTTGGAGAATCCGGAAGCGGCAAGAGTATAACTATGATGTCAGTAATGAAGCTGCTTGCAGAAAACGGACTTATCAAAGATGGGGAGATTCTATTTGAAGGAAAAGATTTAGCAAAGTTTTCAGATAAAGAAATGGAAAAAATAAGAGGAAATGAAATAGGAATGATATTTCAAGATCCTATGACTTCTCTTAACCCTGTATTTACTATAGGAGAACAGCTTGTAGAGCATGTAATAAAACATAAAAAAGTTTCTAAAGCAGAAGCTGATAAAATTGCTTTAGATATGCTTAAACTAGTTGGTATACCTTCTCCAGAGAAGAGAATGAAGCAGTATCCTCATGAATTTTCAGGAGGAATGAGGCAGAGAGCAATGATTGCTATGTCACTAGTTTGCTCACCAAAGCTGCTGATTGCCGACGAACCAACTACTGCACTAGATGTTACTATTCAGGCTCAAATATTAGAGCTTATGAAGGATTTAAAAAATAAGCTTGGTATGGCAATTATACTTATAACTCATGATTTAGGAGTTGTTGCAGATTTATGTACCAGAATTAATGTTATGTACGGAGGAATATTAGTTGAGACAGGCAGTACAAGGGACATTTTCTATAATCCTAAGCACCCTTATACCTGGGGACTTTTAAGAAGTATTCCTAATCCAAAGCTTAAGACAAAAGAAAGGTTAAAGCCTATTGATGGTACACCTCCAGACTTATTAAAACCTCCTGCAGGATGTCCATTTGCACCAAGATGTGAGTATGCAATGAAGATTTGTATGACACAAATGCCTGAAAGCTTTGAAGTTGGACTTAATCATAATGCAGCTTGCTGGCTAAATCATCCAAAGGCGCCAAGGGTAAAGGCTGATACTGGAAGGGGTGACCTTAATGAGTAG